A genomic segment from Phragmites australis chromosome 6, lpPhrAust1.1, whole genome shotgun sequence encodes:
- the LOC133922066 gene encoding probable BOI-related E3 ubiquitin-protein ligase 2 yields the protein MAVQAQHLAHAFPHDSRAIRPALDDATSAPVFLAEPGSGHLLAAALQQQAAAVGGNTVFSDPRSELTCYNNNNNNNHDSGCFVPRKRARIGDVVGASGLIMEGHRALPVLVPQAFAPADDVRSRVLCSGAASTSGRPAGAAPVSHGILLHLYRHSVEIDAFIRIENERLRAGLEEARRRHVRAVVSAVERAAAQRLRAAEADLERALARNAELDEKLREMAAEGQAWQGIASSHEATAAGLRATLDQLLRTPCAGAEGKAEAEDAESCCFEQERGADRDWRAATRACKACGEADACVLLLPCRHLCLCGGCEAAVDACPMCAATKNASLHVLLS from the exons ATGGCCGTGCAGGCGCAGCACCTCGCCCACGCCTTCCCCCATGACTCCCGCGCCATCAG GCCAGCGCTGGACGACGCGACGAGCGCGCCGGTGTTCCTCGCCGAGCCCGGCAGCGGCCATCTGCTGGCCGCCGCGCTGCAGCAGCAGGCTGCGGCTGTGGGCGGCAACACGGTGTTCAGCGATCCGCGCAGCGAGCTCACCtgctacaacaacaacaacaacaacaatcacGATAGCGGTTGCTTCGTGCCGAGGAAGCGCGCGCGTATTGGCGACGTGGTGGGCGCCAGCGGCTTGATCATGGAAGGGCACCGCGCGCTGCCCGTACTGGTGCCGCAGGCGTTCGCACCAGCGGACGACGTGCGGAGCCGGGTTCTCTGCTCGGGCGCCGCGTCCACCAGCGGACGCCCGGCCGGCGCCGCGCCTGTGTCGCACGGCATCCTGTTGCATCTCTACCGCCACAGTGTCGAGATCGACGCGTTCATTCGTATCGAG AATGAGAGGCTGAGGGCGGGTCTGGAGGAGGCGCGGCGCCGGCACGTGCGGGCCGTGGTGTCGGCAGTGGAGCGCGCGGCCGCGCAGCGCCTGCGGGCGGCAGAGGCTGACCTGGAGCGTGCGCTGGCGCGCAACGCGGAGCTCGACGAGAAGCTCCGGGAGATGGCCGCCGAGGGACAGGCGTGGCAGGGCATCGCCAGCAGCCAcgaggccaccgccgccggcctccGCGCCACGCTCGACCAGCTCCTGCGAACGCCGTGCGCCGGCGCCGAGGGCaaggccgaggccgaggacgCGGAGTCGTGCTGCTTCGAGCAGGAGCGCGGCGCCGACCGGGACTGGCGGGCCGCAACGAGGGCGTGCAAGGCTTGCGGCGAGGCGGACGCAtgcgtgctgctgctgccgtgCCGGCACCTGTGCCTGTGTGGTGGGTGCGAGGCGGCCGTGGACGCGTGCCCCATGTGCGCGGCCACCAAGAACGCATCGCTCCACGTCCTCCTCTCCTGA